From one Sulfurimonas sp. genomic stretch:
- a CDS encoding phosphomannomutase/phosphoglucomutase has protein sequence MSIYREYDIRGIFEKELNEQSVVRIGYALASKIEGKFVAVGYDARSHSPILFEYLVHGLNAGGKKVLDMGLVPTPVNYFCNYNEFNGVIPSASIMITGSHNPSEYNGFKITINKAPFFGEQIYALGRECEAMDFPAKVAREVTKIDALTRYVDFLVSEFQHLKAMPTRIVYDCGNGVAGVVTERIFGALKLNAKGLYIDPDGTFPNHHPDPSDEHNLEDIKKLLATDGDIAFAYDGDADRIAVLTHKNNIKGDMMALLYAMKMDKPTVVGEVKCSQVMYDELEKRGAKAIMYKTGHSNLKVKMQETNADLACEVSGHVFFKNRYFGYDDAIYATLRMLELVHDGIDLDAELAKLPQVFSTEEIKVHTTESEKFKIIDKVKELLKTPPASFPTIKNIIAVDGVRINFDHGWGLVRASNTTPVLVTRFEATSQEEAKLYEKAINDLILQAKESL, from the coding sequence GTGAGCATTTATAGAGAGTATGACATCAGAGGGATTTTCGAAAAAGAGTTAAATGAACAAAGCGTCGTTCGCATAGGGTATGCTTTGGCTTCAAAAATAGAGGGCAAATTTGTAGCAGTCGGTTACGATGCAAGAAGCCACTCTCCTATTCTCTTTGAGTATCTTGTTCACGGGCTAAATGCAGGCGGAAAGAAAGTTTTGGATATGGGGCTTGTTCCTACTCCGGTAAACTACTTCTGCAACTACAACGAATTTAACGGTGTTATACCTTCTGCTTCTATTATGATTACGGGTTCGCACAACCCGAGCGAATACAACGGCTTTAAAATCACTATAAACAAAGCTCCGTTTTTCGGTGAGCAGATTTACGCTCTCGGTCGTGAGTGTGAAGCTATGGATTTTCCTGCAAAAGTTGCTAGAGAAGTTACCAAGATAGACGCTCTTACTCGCTATGTTGATTTTTTAGTGAGCGAATTTCAACACCTAAAAGCTATGCCGACACGCATCGTTTATGATTGCGGAAACGGTGTTGCAGGTGTTGTTACGGAGAGAATTTTTGGCGCACTAAAGCTTAACGCAAAAGGACTTTACATAGACCCTGACGGAACTTTTCCAAACCACCATCCAGACCCTTCGGATGAGCATAACTTAGAAGATATCAAAAAACTCTTAGCGACAGACGGCGACATTGCTTTTGCTTATGACGGTGATGCCGACAGAATCGCGGTATTGACGCATAAAAACAATATAAAGGGCGATATGATGGCTCTTTTATATGCAATGAAGATGGATAAACCGACGGTCGTCGGGGAAGTAAAATGCTCACAAGTTATGTATGATGAACTGGAGAAGCGCGGCGCAAAAGCTATAATGTACAAAACGGGACACTCAAACCTAAAAGTAAAGATGCAAGAAACAAATGCTGACCTTGCCTGTGAAGTGAGCGGACATGTATTTTTCAAAAACCGTTACTTCGGTTATGACGATGCCATCTATGCAACTCTTAGAATGTTAGAGCTTGTCCACGACGGCATAGACCTTGACGCCGAACTTGCAAAACTTCCACAAGTTTTTTCAACGGAAGAGATAAAAGTTCACACAACAGAGTCTGAGAAATTTAAAATCATAGATAAAGTAAAAGAGCTTCTAAAAACCCCTCCTGCTTCTTTTCCGACTATAAAAAATATCATAGCCGTTGACGGCGTGCGTATAAACTTTGATCATGGATGGGGACTTGTTCGCGCATCAAACACAACGCCTGTGCTTGTAACTCGTTTTGAAGCTACTTCGCAAGAAGAGGCAAAACTCTACGAAAAAGCTATAAACGACTTGATACTTCAAGCTAAAGAGAGCCTGTAA
- a CDS encoding HAMP domain-containing sensor histidine kinase, with protein sequence MVTAVSILTVLYYFVTVVQIQNTLLLLLILFILVAFAGIIIAKLSIDPLFEYVTNLQNLSKETLHELNLPISTIMANIHMLKKNLPNDKDLKRIARIESACEMLKQRYNELDYMIKLQSSSVKYEIIYLDELLRERVDFFKQIFPNVEFNLELTPTQINNDKVGLSKVIDNLIDNAVKYSLNIHKIDIKLQNFTLGVSDYGCGIDEVELLKIFDDYYQSNQNMRGFGIGLGMVKRFCDTNKILLKLKSKPDVGTTVILKFKES encoded by the coding sequence ATGGTTACGGCTGTCTCCATCTTGACGGTTCTGTACTATTTTGTAACGGTCGTGCAGATACAAAATACTTTGTTACTGCTGCTTATTCTCTTTATTTTAGTTGCTTTTGCGGGAATTATTATCGCCAAACTCTCCATAGATCCTCTATTTGAATATGTAACAAATCTTCAAAACCTATCAAAAGAGACTCTTCATGAGCTAAATCTTCCTATCAGCACGATTATGGCAAATATTCATATGCTTAAAAAAAATCTTCCAAACGATAAAGATTTAAAAAGAATCGCAAGGATAGAGAGTGCTTGCGAAATGCTAAAACAGAGATACAACGAACTTGACTATATGATAAAACTGCAAAGTTCAAGCGTAAAATATGAGATCATATATCTTGATGAACTCCTAAGAGAGAGGGTCGATTTTTTTAAACAGATATTTCCCAATGTCGAGTTTAATCTTGAACTAACTCCGACGCAAATCAACAATGATAAAGTGGGCTTATCAAAAGTAATTGACAATCTTATAGATAATGCTGTAAAATATTCACTAAACATTCACAAAATTGATATAAAATTGCAAAACTTTACGCTTGGAGTAAGTGATTACGGCTGCGGTATAGATGAAGTGGAACTTTTAAAAATCTTTGACGACTACTATCAGAGCAACCAAAATATGAGAGGCTTTGGCATAGGTCTTGGTATGGTGAAAAGATTTTGTGATACGAATAAAATCTTGTTAAAGTTAAAATCTAAACCCGATGTCGGCACGACCGTTATATTAAAATTTAAGGAAAGTTAG
- a CDS encoding GyrI-like domain-containing protein has product MKKNTLQKRVQIANDIMYYVYTHIDTNINMDELSTDLEISKFHMHRIFKDVFGKNIYESIKSIRLQKASNLLLTNKFSTISDVANICGYSSQTSFIRVFKERFEMTPKAWKNGGYKEYSQHIIEQSPKAKKSTAKFDHLEPTIVKMPLIESYYIRHSGYNAQIKQTWQKLQTWIFGNNITEFNQIALFHDNPTVTELHECQYVACVVVENGLNIQSDRLPKFNISDGIYAKFDLVGEQGDMLKFIQWVYHEWLPKSEYETTTKPPYVIYKKNNYLSQDGRFDISFYLSIKF; this is encoded by the coding sequence ATGAAAAAAAATACACTGCAAAAAAGAGTGCAAATTGCAAACGACATTATGTATTATGTATACACGCACATTGACACAAATATCAATATGGACGAACTTAGCACCGATTTGGAAATCTCCAAATTTCATATGCATAGAATTTTTAAAGATGTTTTTGGAAAAAATATTTATGAGAGCATAAAATCCATAAGGCTTCAAAAAGCGTCAAATCTGCTTCTTACCAATAAGTTTTCAACAATAAGCGATGTTGCAAATATTTGCGGTTACAGCTCTCAAACCTCTTTTATCCGCGTTTTTAAAGAGCGGTTTGAAATGACGCCTAAAGCGTGGAAAAACGGCGGTTATAAAGAGTACTCACAGCATATCATAGAGCAGTCGCCAAAAGCAAAAAAATCAACCGCAAAATTTGACCATTTAGAGCCGACCATCGTAAAAATGCCGCTGATAGAGAGCTACTATATAAGACACAGCGGATACAATGCACAGATAAAGCAAACATGGCAAAAACTTCAAACTTGGATATTTGGCAATAATATTACGGAATTTAATCAGATTGCTCTTTTTCACGACAACCCGACCGTAACAGAGCTTCACGAGTGTCAATATGTAGCATGTGTGGTTGTAGAAAACGGCTTAAATATCCAAAGCGACAGGCTGCCGAAGTTTAATATCTCCGACGGCATTTACGCTAAGTTTGATTTGGTAGGAGAACAGGGAGATATGCTTAAGTTTATTCAGTGGGTTTATCATGAATGGCTCCCCAAAAGCGAATACGAAACCACCACAAAACCGCCGTATGTAATCTATAAAAAAAACAATTATCTTTCGCAAGACGGCAGATTTGATATAAGTTTTTATCTCTCTATAAAGTTTTAG
- a CDS encoding sensor domain-containing diguanylate cyclase yields the protein MKLKCSFCTLWMPTLITSIITVLTFLVMYTFLHHSLSEMLQAHKHTQELTKKIERMVSSTLNATFLGSEEGFLEAVNISNQIHDDILLIEKNDMYNTASLFDSYEQLYKKLISAVSYNTENRLEDTKAALEAVKVYTDTLEGRMNELNEYFNKREKEAEYTLLAMMLFFGSLLLFIALFNGFYLIPRQVIRPLEEFAAALQENEEKYRIVANWTHDWEYWVGMDKNIIFVSPSVQRVTGYTQKEFMQNPSLLANIIYPEDIPIWQQHVYEAHLPNRPEEDAQEVEFRIVRKDGDIVYIDHICRPVYNYDGTYMGVRVANRDVTHKMAILAELKEKNHLLDTLATVDGLSGLYNRRYFNEVFAREIERTKRTGNILSIIMCDIDHFKLYNDTYGHQKGDAVIKQVSDALKSTFSRAIDIVARYGGEEFVILLPSTPPEEVKKLAEQARENVAKLWIEHSTSKAAPFVTMSFGAACCTPDISLSGDKLLKQADDALYESKEKGRNRVTVAEC from the coding sequence ATGAAACTAAAATGCTCTTTTTGCACCCTTTGGATGCCTACACTCATAACAAGCATTATTACCGTATTAACCTTTTTAGTGATGTATACTTTTTTACACCACTCTCTATCCGAGATGCTTCAAGCCCATAAACATACCCAAGAGTTAACCAAAAAAATAGAAAGAATGGTCTCATCAACGCTAAATGCCACCTTTTTGGGAAGCGAAGAGGGATTTTTAGAAGCAGTTAATATCTCAAATCAAATTCATGATGATATATTGCTGATTGAAAAAAACGATATGTATAACACCGCCTCTTTATTTGACAGTTATGAACAGCTCTACAAAAAACTCATAAGTGCGGTTTCATACAACACTGAAAATCGCCTTGAAGATACCAAAGCGGCACTTGAAGCGGTTAAAGTCTACACCGATACTCTTGAGGGCAGAATGAATGAGTTAAACGAGTACTTTAATAAAAGAGAAAAAGAAGCAGAGTACACACTTCTTGCTATGATGCTGTTCTTTGGTTCCTTGCTTCTCTTTATCGCACTCTTTAACGGTTTTTACCTTATTCCAAGGCAAGTTATCCGTCCGCTTGAGGAGTTTGCCGCGGCACTGCAAGAGAATGAAGAGAAATACCGCATTGTGGCAAACTGGACGCATGACTGGGAGTATTGGGTCGGAATGGATAAAAATATTATTTTTGTCTCTCCATCCGTACAAAGAGTTACGGGTTACACTCAAAAAGAGTTTATGCAAAATCCGTCTCTCTTAGCCAATATCATCTATCCTGAGGATATCCCTATATGGCAGCAACATGTCTATGAAGCACACTTGCCAAATCGTCCCGAAGAGGATGCGCAAGAGGTTGAATTTCGCATTGTTCGCAAAGACGGCGATATTGTTTACATAGATCATATATGCCGACCTGTATACAATTATGACGGAACATATATGGGAGTGCGCGTAGCCAATCGTGATGTAACTCATAAAATGGCGATTTTAGCCGAGCTTAAAGAGAAAAATCATCTTCTTGATACTCTTGCAACCGTCGACGGACTCAGCGGTCTTTACAATCGCCGTTATTTTAACGAAGTATTTGCCAGAGAGATAGAAAGAACTAAACGAACAGGCAATATCTTATCCATCATTATGTGTGATATCGACCATTTTAAACTATATAACGACACCTACGGTCACCAAAAAGGAGATGCAGTAATCAAACAAGTCTCCGATGCATTAAAGTCGACATTTAGCCGTGCCATAGATATCGTTGCCCGCTACGGCGGAGAAGAGTTTGTTATACTACTGCCCTCAACGCCACCTGAGGAAGTCAAAAAATTGGCGGAACAGGCAAGAGAGAATGTCGCTAAACTGTGGATTGAACACTCAACCTCAAAAGCAGCTCCGTTTGTGACAATGAGTTTCGGGGCTGCATGCTGTACGCCGGACATATCCTTAAGCGGAGATAAACTGCTTAAACAAGCAGATGATGCACTATATGAGAGCAAAGAAAAAGGACGCAACCGTGTTACAGTTGCAGAGTGTTAA
- a CDS encoding type II toxin-antitoxin system VapC family toxin, which translates to MKKQMLDTNICIYIIKNKPQNVREKLKEFDVGDLVLSSITVSELYYGVYKSEYMEKNLLALEHFLKPFDILEYDIKASAAYGKIRADLEKRGQIIGGLDMMIAAHALSCNMTLVTNNTKEFKRVKELRIDNWVYNI; encoded by the coding sequence TTGAAAAAACAGATGCTAGATACCAACATCTGTATCTATATTATCAAAAATAAGCCTCAAAATGTCAGAGAAAAGCTTAAAGAGTTTGATGTAGGCGATTTAGTTCTCTCAAGCATTACGGTTAGTGAGCTATATTACGGTGTTTATAAAAGTGAGTATATGGAAAAAAATCTCTTGGCATTAGAGCATTTTCTCAAACCGTTCGATATCCTAGAGTACGATATAAAAGCATCTGCTGCCTATGGAAAAATAAGAGCAGATTTAGAAAAAAGAGGGCAAATCATAGGAGGGCTTGATATGATGATAGCAGCCCATGCGCTCTCATGCAATATGACATTGGTCACAAACAACACAAAAGAGTTCAAAAGAGTCAAAGAGTTGAGGATTGATAACTGGGTATATAACATTTGA
- the vapB gene encoding antitoxin: MSAVAKLFKNGQSQAVRLPKEFRFENQEELFIKRVEDGVILMPKNDKSVWEHMFDRLDEFSDDFMQERVQPTQKRENLF; this comes from the coding sequence ATGAGCGCTGTCGCAAAACTGTTTAAAAATGGTCAAAGCCAAGCTGTGAGATTGCCAAAAGAGTTTAGGTTTGAAAACCAAGAAGAGCTTTTCATAAAGAGGGTTGAAGATGGCGTGATTTTGATGCCAAAAAACGACAAAAGTGTGTGGGAGCATATGTTTGACAGACTTGATGAGTTTTCGGACGATTTTATGCAAGAAAGAGTGCAACCGACTCAAAAAAGAGAGAACTTATTTTGA
- the exbD gene encoding TonB system transport protein ExbD has translation MPKFKKPKKRFDEINVVPFIDIMLVLLVMVLTTATFINQGIIPIELPEAKASKKEDSKKEITVYVNSKGELFIEKEKVDLKTLEAKLSAIPKDQTVVLRSDKESKFQDFVSVMDILKRLNHEQLYIITKEN, from the coding sequence ATGCCGAAATTTAAAAAACCCAAAAAAAGATTTGACGAGATAAATGTCGTTCCGTTTATCGATATTATGCTTGTACTTTTGGTTATGGTTTTAACAACCGCCACTTTTATAAACCAAGGAATCATCCCGATTGAACTTCCTGAGGCAAAAGCGTCTAAAAAAGAGGATAGTAAAAAAGAGATAACCGTCTATGTAAACAGCAAAGGCGAGCTGTTCATCGAAAAAGAGAAGGTAGATCTAAAGACGCTTGAAGCTAAACTCTCCGCAATCCCAAAAGATCAAACGGTTGTTCTTAGAAGCGACAAAGAGTCAAAGTTTCAAGACTTCGTAAGCGTAATGGACATCTTAAAACGCCTAAATCACGAACAACTCTACATAATTACAAAAGAAAATTGA
- the pyrC gene encoding dihydroorotase: MKTHTLLMPLDMHLHLRDGVMLETVAPLSAYSFSGGIIMPNLVPPIETLEDVKAYKARIRAAVPNDYFEPYMTLFYKNYDKRFLASVAEHITAIKLYPAGITTNSESGVSSFDIEAMRETLEAMSVLEIPLCVHGETNGFVMDREAEFMTIYELLAKEFPDLKIIMEHITTKAAVDMLDKYKNLYATITVHHLLFTLDDVVGGMMMPHNFCKPIAKRPEDLDALLGVALEAHPKVMFGSDSAPHSKEKKECAGCAAGVFSAPIALQLLCEIFEQYDKLDNLQAFVSDNAQSIYKLCPEFKEVILEKRPFVVPATYGNVVPMYANQVINWAIQSVE, from the coding sequence ATGAAAACCCATACTCTTTTAATGCCTCTGGATATGCATCTTCATCTTCGTGACGGAGTTATGCTTGAGACAGTTGCACCTCTTAGCGCGTACAGTTTCAGCGGTGGGATTATTATGCCAAATCTTGTACCGCCGATTGAGACTCTTGAAGATGTAAAAGCATATAAAGCACGCATAAGAGCTGCCGTTCCAAACGACTATTTTGAACCGTATATGACTCTTTTTTATAAAAATTACGACAAAAGATTTTTAGCAAGCGTTGCGGAGCACATTACAGCTATCAAGCTCTACCCTGCGGGAATTACTACAAACTCTGAGAGCGGCGTTTCATCTTTTGATATTGAAGCGATGAGAGAAACGCTAGAAGCTATGAGCGTACTCGAAATTCCTCTATGTGTTCACGGAGAGACAAACGGTTTTGTTATGGACAGAGAAGCGGAATTTATGACTATTTATGAACTTTTGGCAAAAGAGTTTCCCGATTTAAAAATCATTATGGAGCATATTACCACCAAAGCGGCGGTTGATATGCTGGATAAATACAAAAATCTTTACGCAACCATAACCGTTCACCATCTGCTTTTCACGCTTGATGATGTGGTCGGCGGAATGATGATGCCTCATAACTTCTGCAAACCTATCGCAAAAAGACCCGAAGATTTGGATGCGCTTCTTGGCGTAGCACTCGAAGCTCACCCGAAGGTAATGTTCGGCTCAGACTCCGCACCTCACTCAAAAGAGAAAAAAGAGTGTGCAGGATGTGCAGCAGGAGTGTTTAGCGCTCCGATTGCACTTCAGCTTCTGTGTGAGATTTTTGAGCAGTACGATAAGTTAGACAACCTTCAAGCCTTTGTAAGCGATAATGCGCAAAGTATCTATAAACTTTGTCCTGAATTTAAAGAAGTTATCTTAGAAAAACGACCTTTTGTCGTACCTGCAACTTACGGAAATGTTGTTCCTATGTATGCGAACCAAGTAATTAACTGGGCAATACAAAGCGTTGAATAA
- a CDS encoding acetyl-CoA carboxylase biotin carboxylase subunit, translated as MKKITKILVANRGEIALRIIRACKELDVKSVAIFSEVDLEGIWVKKADECYPIMGDALQAYLDYDRIITLALKAGCDAIHPGYGFLSENAEFAQACEDKGLIFIGPKPAHIALFGDKMASKVAMREIGVPVLEGTDEPVIDKAEGARVATQIGFPVIIKAAFGGGGRGMRIVKSANLFNEMFESATNEAIKYFGKGEVFIEKYVENPRHIEIQIVADKYGNVVHLGERDCSIQRRHQKVIEIAPSPRLSPEARKELYRISTKAMLKLGYESVGTVEYLLDPDDNIYFIEMNTRVQVEHPVTEIISGIDIIQRMIEIAEGDKLKFLQEEIKFRGYAIEFRINAENPQNNFMPSVGTITNYITPGGPGVRIDSSAYAGYTIPPNYDSMVGKLIVWALDWEGAVKKASRALDEFYIDGVTTNLSLHREIVKDADFIAGKLDTSYLDKKMELFNLKATKSIAKEEEKTSFIANLIKKIKEHKLITRH; from the coding sequence ATGAAAAAAATTACCAAGATACTGGTTGCAAACAGAGGCGAAATAGCTCTAAGAATTATTAGAGCTTGTAAAGAATTGGATGTAAAAAGCGTAGCTATTTTCTCTGAAGTTGATTTAGAGGGAATCTGGGTAAAAAAAGCTGATGAGTGTTATCCGATTATGGGAGATGCTCTACAAGCCTATCTTGACTACGACAGAATTATCACTTTGGCACTCAAAGCAGGTTGTGATGCTATCCACCCCGGATATGGCTTCTTATCTGAAAATGCAGAGTTTGCACAGGCTTGTGAAGATAAAGGACTTATTTTTATCGGTCCAAAACCGGCACACATCGCACTTTTTGGCGATAAAATGGCTTCAAAAGTTGCAATGCGTGAAATCGGCGTACCTGTTTTAGAAGGAACGGATGAGCCGGTTATAGATAAAGCAGAGGGAGCAAGAGTTGCTACGCAAATAGGCTTTCCTGTTATCATAAAAGCTGCTTTTGGCGGCGGCGGAAGAGGTATGAGAATCGTTAAAAGCGCAAATCTTTTTAATGAAATGTTTGAGTCCGCAACAAATGAAGCGATAAAATATTTTGGAAAAGGTGAAGTTTTCATCGAGAAATATGTAGAAAATCCAAGACATATCGAAATCCAAATAGTTGCAGATAAATACGGAAATGTCGTACACTTGGGCGAGAGAGATTGTTCGATTCAAAGAAGACACCAAAAAGTAATCGAAATCGCTCCATCTCCTAGACTAAGCCCTGAAGCAAGAAAAGAGCTTTACAGAATCTCAACAAAAGCTATGCTAAAACTAGGCTATGAGAGCGTTGGAACGGTGGAGTATCTGCTTGATCCGGATGACAATATCTACTTCATAGAGATGAATACAAGGGTTCAAGTTGAGCATCCTGTAACCGAGATTATCTCCGGGATAGATATTATCCAAAGAATGATAGAAATCGCAGAGGGCGATAAGCTGAAATTTTTACAAGAAGAGATTAAATTCCGCGGATATGCTATCGAGTTTAGAATCAACGCTGAAAATCCTCAAAACAACTTTATGCCATCAGTTGGAACTATCACAAACTACATCACTCCGGGCGGTCCAGGGGTAAGAATCGACTCAAGTGCGTATGCCGGATATACAATCCCTCCAAACTATGACTCAATGGTAGGAAAACTTATCGTTTGGGCGCTTGACTGGGAAGGTGCCGTTAAAAAAGCTTCAAGAGCTTTAGATGAATTTTACATCGACGGAGTTACTACAAACTTGTCTCTTCATAGAGAAATCGTAAAAGATGCTGATTTTATCGCAGGAAAACTAGATACAAGTTATCTTGATAAAAAAATGGAACTTTTCAACCTAAAAGCTACAAAATCAATAGCAAAAGAGGAAGAAAAAACTTCATTTATAGCTAATCTTATAAAGAAAATTAAAGAGCATAAGTTAATCACTAGACATTAG
- the exbB gene encoding TonB-system energizer ExbB, whose amino-acid sequence MEKNVLSYAEIALDYGVMGLLILMSIVTLWLFIERMMFYSTVRVDDYDNRDKLEMDLTDNISVISVIGSNAPYVGLLGTVIGIMLAFYTMGDTGAVDAKKIMLGLAMALKATAMGLIVAMPAIVVYTLLLRKVEKILTVFDIKQDKQSK is encoded by the coding sequence GTGGAAAAAAATGTTTTATCATACGCAGAGATTGCGCTAGATTACGGAGTCATGGGACTTCTTATCCTTATGAGTATCGTTACTCTTTGGTTGTTTATAGAGAGAATGATGTTTTATAGCACTGTTCGCGTTGATGATTATGACAACAGAGATAAATTGGAGATGGATTTGACCGACAATATAAGCGTCATAAGCGTTATCGGCTCAAATGCTCCGTATGTAGGTCTTTTAGGAACCGTTATCGGGATTATGCTTGCTTTTTATACAATGGGAGATACGGGAGCGGTTGACGCCAAAAAAATTATGTTAGGTCTTGCTATGGCACTAAAAGCAACTGCAATGGGACTAATCGTTGCGATGCCTGCTATCGTTGTGTACACACTTTTACTTCGCAAAGTTGAAAAAATATTAACTGTTTTTGATATCAAACAAGACAAACAGAGCAAGTAA
- a CDS encoding substrate-binding domain-containing protein yields MKILFVLLFGVFLNAESVTSSTLRLSGATTIQPIIEKIADAYYKETKEPLLVEGGGTESGIEKVVDGRSQIAMVARNLTEEEKSRFAYMTIAIDAVAIIYNKNQNIKNLTKNELIGIYDGSVKKWKDVGCECPNLIVISRKTDRATLNVFEDYSGLKSPKRKNLPPETKLIRSDAWEAESNINTLLWVAGLKGSIAIVSHAEAERYIAMGYPIRISTVDNIYPSNESIKNGTYPIKRELNLLWQIDNPKVEQFAKWIKNDAFQKAVEELGFVAVDR; encoded by the coding sequence TTGAAGATTCTTTTCGTTTTGCTTTTTGGCGTTTTTTTAAACGCCGAGTCAGTCACTTCAAGCACATTGCGACTTAGCGGAGCTACGACGATTCAGCCGATTATAGAAAAAATCGCAGATGCTTACTATAAAGAGACAAAAGAGCCTCTGCTTGTAGAGGGAGGCGGGACTGAGTCCGGCATTGAAAAAGTCGTTGACGGCAGAAGCCAGATTGCTATGGTTGCGCGAAATCTGACCGAAGAAGAGAAGAGCCGCTTTGCTTATATGACCATTGCCATAGATGCGGTAGCGATAATCTACAACAAAAACCAAAATATAAAGAACCTAACAAAAAATGAGCTTATCGGGATTTATGACGGATCCGTAAAAAAGTGGAAAGATGTAGGATGCGAATGTCCAAATCTAATCGTCATTTCAAGAAAAACAGATAGAGCAACTTTAAATGTTTTTGAAGATTACAGCGGTTTAAAAAGTCCAAAGCGTAAAAATCTGCCGCCTGAAACAAAACTCATAAGATCCGATGCATGGGAAGCGGAGTCTAACATAAACACTCTGCTTTGGGTTGCGGGACTTAAAGGCTCAATCGCCATTGTTTCACATGCAGAAGCAGAACGCTATATCGCAATGGGCTATCCGATTCGCATCAGTACCGTTGACAATATTTATCCCTCAAACGAGAGTATCAAAAACGGAACTTATCCGATTAAAAGAGAGTTAAATCTTCTATGGCAGATAGACAATCCCAAAGTCGAGCAGTTCGCTAAATGGATAAAAAACGACGCTTTTCAAAAAGCCGTTGAAGAACTTGGTTTTGTGGCGGTGGATCGATGA
- a CDS encoding response regulator transcription factor, whose amino-acid sequence MNKILLLEDDLLFADTLVDLLEDNGFEVTHSPNGQSALDKTYLQKFDLYLLDINVPLIDGTTLLKELRDSSDNTPAIFLTSHKDKEMLKKSFTSGADDFLTKPFDIDELLLRIKALLKRTKPDTVECIGLLCNDDIHKRILYDKKELDLSKKEYDLLALLMKHTNNTVPKELILDELWSSGEGGSDGALRVYINRIKQLVPQINIENIRGIGYKLVS is encoded by the coding sequence TTGAATAAAATTTTACTGCTTGAAGATGATCTGCTTTTTGCAGATACTCTTGTGGATTTACTGGAAGATAACGGTTTTGAAGTCACGCACTCTCCAAATGGGCAGAGTGCGCTTGATAAAACATATTTGCAAAAATTTGACCTCTATCTTCTTGATATAAATGTACCTCTCATAGACGGAACGACTCTGCTTAAAGAGTTAAGAGACTCAAGCGACAACACTCCTGCTATTTTTTTAACATCCCATAAAGATAAAGAGATGCTCAAAAAAAGTTTTACTAGCGGCGCGGATGATTTTTTAACAAAACCATTTGATATTGATGAGCTGCTGCTTCGCATAAAAGCGCTTTTAAAAAGAACAAAACCGGATACCGTAGAATGTATAGGCTTGCTTTGCAACGATGATATTCATAAGCGTATCTTATATGACAAGAAAGAGCTTGACCTCTCAAAAAAAGAGTATGACCTTCTTGCTTTGCTGATGAAACATACAAACAATACCGTTCCAAAAGAGCTAATCTTAGATGAATTATGGAGCAGCGGTGAGGGCGGAAGTGACGGCGCGCTAAGAGTTTACATAAACCGCATAAAGCAGTTGGTACCGCAGATAAACATAGAAAATATACGCGGCATCGGGTATAAACTTGTTTCGTAA
- the tpx gene encoding thiol peroxidase, whose product MQTTMFKGSVVNLAGDAVGVGDKAPIVSAVGTDLKSVEIGGAKDKIQLIVTVPSLDTDTCAAETRRFNEDVNNLDICETTVVSMDLPFASERFCTTSGIENLTVASDYLDKSVSKAYGVLMDDNKLKGLSARAVFVVDRSGTIVYKEIVKEVTSEPNYEAALDAIKEAR is encoded by the coding sequence ATGCAAACAACTATGTTTAAAGGTTCGGTAGTAAATTTAGCGGGTGATGCAGTAGGCGTAGGCGATAAAGCACCGATTGTAAGCGCGGTCGGAACAGACTTAAAAAGCGTAGAGATTGGCGGTGCAAAAGATAAAATCCAACTAATCGTTACAGTTCCCTCACTAGATACGGACACTTGTGCAGCCGAGACAAGACGCTTTAACGAAGATGTAAACAATCTTGATATCTGTGAGACAACAGTTGTCTCTATGGACTTGCCGTTTGCATCAGAGCGATTTTGCACAACTAGCGGAATTGAAAACTTAACCGTTGCAAGCGACTACCTAGACAAGAGTGTAAGCAAAGCTTACGGCGTTTTGATGGACGACAACAAACTCAAAGGTCTAAGTGCCAGAGCCGTTTTTGTGGTTGATAGAAGCGGAACTATCGTCTATAAAGAGATAGTAAAAGAGGTCACAAGCGAGCCAAACTATGAAGCTGCGCTTGATGCTATAAAAGAGGCTAGATAA